From a single Collibacillus ludicampi genomic region:
- a CDS encoding peptide ABC transporter substrate-binding protein, giving the protein MKLSKWIALGVTTSVLTGLTTGCGGSTGTSANGGDKGTLKMTLLAEPQAMDSAKADAAVTFDILNAINEGLYRLNKDGKPEPALAAGMPEITNGGKTYKIKLKDNITWSDGSPITAHDFEYAWKRTLDPKTKSQYSFMLAWIKGGQAYNEGKGTADQVQVKALDDKTLQFTLEHPIPFMTAQLSFPPFFPQKKEFVEKYGDTYGADADKVLSNGPFKLEKWDHEQSLTLVKNDKYWDKDHVKLDKVQVQIAADNNTLANLYQSKEIDVARITRDQVDLWKGKPDYQVVPQLYITYVEMNEAVPALKNEKIRKALALSIDRAALSDSVFHDGSKPPTGFVPYGTQETGGKQFRDIAGDVLPKYDPVKAKELLQEGLKEAGLSSFPNLKLTGDDTEDGKKAMEFIQGQWKKNLGIDVTIEPLPHKLRLDRGDKRQFDLLLFNWGADYNDPMTFMDLHESTSPFDESQFKDPQYDQLIEKAKEETDPVKRTQELVEAEKILAEKMPVAPVNFRAYSYLVRPNVKNLVFFPYGAEWDLKWASVE; this is encoded by the coding sequence ATGAAATTATCCAAGTGGATAGCACTTGGTGTTACAACGAGTGTATTGACCGGCCTGACGACCGGTTGTGGGGGGAGTACTGGAACTTCTGCAAACGGTGGGGATAAAGGAACCCTTAAAATGACTTTGCTTGCGGAACCGCAGGCCATGGATTCAGCAAAAGCGGATGCTGCCGTCACTTTCGATATTTTGAATGCGATCAATGAAGGTCTATATCGTCTGAACAAGGACGGAAAACCGGAACCCGCATTAGCGGCAGGCATGCCTGAGATCACCAATGGCGGCAAAACGTACAAGATCAAATTAAAGGATAATATTACTTGGTCTGACGGTTCTCCGATCACCGCTCATGATTTCGAGTATGCATGGAAACGGACGCTTGACCCGAAGACGAAATCCCAGTACTCGTTCATGCTGGCATGGATTAAAGGCGGGCAAGCTTATAATGAGGGCAAAGGAACTGCCGATCAAGTACAAGTCAAAGCACTCGATGACAAAACATTGCAATTTACTTTGGAACATCCGATTCCATTTATGACCGCACAGCTTTCTTTCCCGCCTTTCTTCCCGCAAAAGAAAGAATTTGTTGAGAAATATGGGGACACGTACGGGGCGGACGCGGATAAGGTATTGAGCAACGGGCCATTCAAGCTGGAAAAATGGGATCACGAGCAAAGCCTGACTCTCGTGAAAAACGATAAATATTGGGACAAAGACCATGTGAAATTAGACAAGGTTCAAGTGCAAATCGCCGCTGACAATAATACTCTGGCGAATCTCTATCAATCGAAAGAAATCGATGTTGCACGTATCACCCGAGACCAAGTGGATCTTTGGAAGGGCAAACCCGACTATCAAGTTGTCCCGCAACTCTATATTACATATGTAGAAATGAACGAGGCGGTTCCGGCACTGAAAAATGAGAAGATTCGCAAGGCACTAGCTTTGTCGATCGACCGAGCGGCATTGTCGGATTCTGTTTTCCATGACGGCAGTAAACCGCCGACCGGCTTTGTTCCATACGGTACACAGGAAACAGGCGGCAAACAGTTCCGCGATATTGCCGGAGACGTATTGCCTAAATATGATCCGGTGAAAGCGAAAGAGTTATTGCAGGAAGGATTGAAAGAAGCCGGTTTGTCTTCCTTCCCGAACCTCAAACTGACAGGGGATGATACGGAAGACGGCAAGAAGGCGATGGAATTCATCCAAGGACAATGGAAGAAAAACTTGGGTATCGATGTGACGATTGAACCGCTTCCGCATAAGTTACGCCTTGACCGCGGCGATAAGCGCCAGTTTGATTTGTTATTATTCAACTGGGGAGCCGACTACAACGATCCGATGACATTCATGGACTTACATGAATCTACTTCTCCTTTCGATGAAAGCCAATTTAAGGATCCACAATACGATCAACTGATCGAAAAAGCGAAAGAAGAAACGGATCCGGTTAAACGTACCCAAGAACTCGTTGAAGCAGAAAAGATCCTGGCGGAAAAAATGCCTGTCGCTCCTGTCAACTTCCGTGCATATTCCTATCTGGTAAGACCGAATGTGAAGAACCTGGTATTCTTCCCGTACGGTGCCGAATGGGATTTGAAATGGGCATCTGTCGAATAA
- a CDS encoding ABC transporter ATP-binding protein, whose protein sequence is MNRVFTTYDWGERTTETPIRKESLLRIIRYFYPYRKLLFLSVGCILISAGLGLLQPVLIKQIIDIAIPQKKTAYLLLLIIGMVIAAIGGGVVGVVQTYLNTRIGQGVMFDIRNQMYSHLHRMSIQFFTNNKTGDIMSRVNNDVNGLQAVVTDTISNSLSNLIIAVSTLATMYALDPYLATLSLLILPVFIIPTKRVGRLNFHAKKATQEKMGELSSLMQETLSVSGAILVKAFGRYEWEAKRFAELNRQLMQLQIRQSMIGRWFLCLSESFRRLGPPLFMDSAVGR, encoded by the coding sequence ATGAATCGTGTGTTTACGACTTATGATTGGGGAGAACGAACCACAGAGACGCCGATTCGTAAGGAATCACTCCTTCGCATCATCCGTTATTTTTATCCCTATCGAAAGCTCTTGTTTCTATCCGTTGGCTGCATTCTGATATCTGCCGGATTGGGACTTTTGCAGCCGGTCTTGATCAAACAAATCATCGACATAGCGATCCCTCAGAAGAAGACCGCTTATCTGTTGCTTTTAATCATTGGCATGGTGATCGCGGCGATCGGTGGCGGAGTGGTCGGCGTGGTTCAGACCTATTTAAATACCCGAATCGGCCAGGGAGTGATGTTCGATATCCGGAATCAGATGTATAGTCATCTTCACCGGATGTCTATCCAATTTTTTACAAACAATAAGACCGGGGACATCATGTCGCGAGTCAATAACGATGTGAATGGCTTACAGGCAGTGGTTACCGACACGATTTCCAATTCCCTGAGCAATCTCATCATTGCTGTAAGCACGTTAGCAACGATGTATGCATTGGATCCCTACTTGGCAACATTATCGCTCTTGATCCTTCCGGTTTTCATCATTCCGACGAAGCGTGTGGGGCGATTGAATTTTCACGCGAAAAAAGCCACGCAAGAGAAGATGGGCGAACTCTCATCACTCATGCAGGAAACTTTGTCAGTAAGCGGCGCGATTCTGGTGAAAGCGTTTGGCCGCTATGAGTGGGAAGCGAAACGATTCGCTGAGTTAAACAGGCAATTGATGCAGTTGCAAATTCGCCAATCGATGATCG
- the mqnE gene encoding aminofutalosine synthase MqnE, giving the protein MLMVTRDTSLRNIEEKVMHGERLSFDDGVRLLRSPDLLQIGALADIVRRRKNGDAAYFIYNTHLNYTNVCYLDCKLCAFGIKPDQPNAYTLSLEQIEQKYIEMAPKGFTELHIVGGVNAKLPFHYYEEMMRLAKKHMPKIHVQAFTAVEIDYIARTAKMTPEEALHRLHAAGLDSILGGGAEIFDPEIRKIISGHKTSADRWFHIHETAHRLGIRTNASILYGHIEKEEHVIDHLIRLRELQDKTGGFSAFFPFSFHPDNTALAREYNIKETTTGWYDLKLLAVARLMLDNFDHIRSFWMMIGNKMAQVSLAFGVDDLDGTVMEEQIVHAAGSESAQYTPKDSFIRMIKEAGRVPVERDTLYNVIRTY; this is encoded by the coding sequence ATGTTGATGGTCACACGGGATACTTCTTTGAGAAATATTGAGGAGAAAGTCATGCATGGTGAGCGCCTCTCGTTTGATGACGGCGTTCGCTTGTTGCGATCGCCCGACCTTTTGCAAATCGGCGCGTTGGCGGATATCGTTAGACGGCGCAAAAATGGGGACGCCGCTTACTTCATTTATAACACGCATTTGAATTACACAAACGTGTGTTACTTGGATTGCAAATTATGCGCATTCGGCATCAAACCCGACCAACCAAACGCATACACACTCTCTTTGGAACAGATTGAGCAAAAGTACATCGAGATGGCCCCCAAGGGATTCACGGAACTTCACATCGTTGGCGGTGTCAACGCGAAATTGCCATTTCATTACTATGAGGAAATGATGCGTTTGGCCAAAAAACACATGCCAAAGATCCACGTACAAGCATTTACCGCGGTAGAAATCGATTATATCGCGCGAACGGCTAAAATGACCCCGGAGGAAGCGTTACACCGTCTCCATGCAGCTGGATTGGATTCGATTCTAGGAGGCGGAGCGGAAATTTTTGATCCGGAGATTCGCAAAATTATCTCTGGTCATAAGACATCGGCCGATCGCTGGTTTCACATTCATGAAACGGCACACCGATTAGGAATCCGGACGAATGCTTCCATTTTGTACGGGCATATCGAAAAAGAAGAACACGTCATCGATCATCTCATTCGGTTACGCGAACTTCAGGATAAAACCGGCGGGTTCAGCGCCTTCTTCCCGTTCTCTTTCCATCCGGATAACACCGCGCTTGCAAGAGAATACAATATCAAGGAGACGACAACGGGCTGGTACGATCTGAAATTGTTGGCAGTCGCTCGCCTTATGCTCGATAACTTCGATCATATCCGCTCGTTTTGGATGATGATCGGCAATAAAATGGCGCAGGTTTCTCTCGCTTTTGGCGTCGATGATCTGGACGGGACCGTGATGGAGGAACAGATCGTCCATGCTGCCGGTTCCGAATCCGCCCAATACACACCGAAAGACTCATTTATCCGTATGATCAAGGAAGCGGGAAGAGTCCCTGTCGAACGCGATACATTATATAACGTAATCCGTACCTATTAA